Genomic segment of Leishmania panamensis strain MHOM/PA/94/PSC-1 chromosome 20 sequence:
ACGAACGGGCGCAAGGTTCTGCTGGAGGGGCTGACAAGCCTGCTGCACGAGTCGTATGCGCGCGCCTACGAGGGGCTGGTggtagcgcagcagctgacggaggtggaagaggtcATCGTTGCGAAGCAGACGCAGAAGGCGCTCAACTCCACCGCACACATACCGCATCTCTGCCACCTCTGGGAGCAGCGAATTCGAACGATGAATGCGACAGTGCCGACATGGAAGCAGGTGCTGGGAACCAGAGGGCTTCTCATCTCCCCTCATGAGGACGTGAAGACGCGCCTCCAGTTCACCAAGCTCTGTCGGCAGGAGAACGCCCGACAACTGGAGAAGTTCACGCTGGCCGAGCTCCTCGGCTTCGCGAACCCAACCCTGGAACAACTCACGAGCCGCAATGCGAACCCACGCGTGGTGATGCAGTACATCTCATTCCTCTCCGACACCAACGCACTGGGCCCCGACAGCGCCTTTGGCACCGAGAGTGACCTCATCAAGAAGATGATTGACGTGCACACCAAGGCGGAGAACTCGGCTGTGCTGGCGCGGGCCTACACGCGCCTCGGCAGCAAGGTCGGCCTTATCGAGTCCGTGGAGTGTTTCAAGACTGCCACCCTGTACGATCCACAGTGGTTTCTGGCGTGGAGTAAGTGGGCTGAGGCGAACGCGCAGTTGCTCCACACGGACAAGGGCGATAGAACGTGCCGCAACGCTATCGAAGGGTTTATCCGCAGCATTCAGCTTGGGACGTCCGATTCGACGCTCATCCAAGACGTGCTGAAGCTCCTAACGCTCTGGTCGAACCACTGCGACTGTGACCACAACttgaaggagctgcgcgagcgcgtCTTTGATGTGCCGTCGCGCGTGTGGCACCTTGTGGTACCGCAGCTGGTCGCCCGGCTCGACATCGGCTCCGACGATAGCTGCCGGCTTGTGGCGGATGTCCTGACCAACGTGGGCTACGACTACCCGCACACCTTGGTGTACCCGCTGAATCTGTGCACCATGTCGGACTCGGAGCGACGTAAGAGGTACTCAAATGAGGTGCTGAGtaagctgcaggagcgatATCCGGTGATTGTGCTGCAAGGTCGTCTCATGATCGACGAACTCATCCGTGTTTCAGCCCTCATCTACGAGCAATGGTACGACAAGCTGGAGGAAGCGGCGACGGCCTTCTTTGGCCGCCGCAGTAAGGAGGAAATGGTGCGCACGCTACTGCCGATTAATGAGACTTTGACGAAGGTGCCAGAGACGGTGGTGGAGTCTGAGTTTTTGTCCAGGTACAGCAAGCGGCTGACCGAGGCGTGGGAGTGGCTGCGGTCGTACTCGTCAACGCGTAACACTGGCGACGTTCAATCGGCATGGAAGCTGTACCACAGCGTGTACGGCGACATTGACAAACAAATCAAAGCGAGCGACACGCTACAGCTCCAGTTCTGCAGTCCAAAGCTGTTTGAAGCACGTAACCTCTCCATCGGGATCCCCGACGCGCGGCCAGTCCGCGAGGAGTCAGTAGCGAAGGTTCATCGCTTTCAGAAGGACCTCATTGTCATTACAAGTAAGCAGCGGCCGAAGCGGATCGGTATCATCACGGACGGGGGAAAGTCGCAGAAGTTCCTCCTCAAAGGGCGCGAGGATCTTCGCTTGGACGAGCGCGTCATGCAGCTCTTCTCGCTAGTCAACATCCTCATGCAATCTGACTCGAGGACGAGCAAGAACTTAGGCTTCCAGATCCAGCGCTACTCCGTTACGCCGTTGAAGGACAACGTCGGCATCATTGGCTGGGTCGACGGATGCGACACGTTGCACGAGGTCGTGAAGCACTTTCGCGAGCGCAAATTGATCCCGGTGGAACTGGAAATGCGCATGCTGAACCAGATCATCACCTTTGACAACACCAAGGCGTACGACTACCTGACCATCATGTCGAAGGTAGAGGTCGTGGAGTTCCTCTCCGATCACACCTCCGGGCAGGATATTCGCAAGTTCATGTGGAACACGTCGCCGAACTGCGAGGTCTGGTACGATCGTCGCCGCATGTACACAACGTCCTTGGCAAACATGAGCATCGTGGGCTACATCCTCGGTCTCGGTGACCGTCATCCGAACAACATTatgctgcagcgcgcatcGGGATTGGTGGTGCACATAGACTTTGGTGACTGCTTTGAGGTGGCCATGACGCGCGACAAGTTCCCCGAGAAGGTACCTTTTCGATTGACGCgcatgctgcgcagcgcgctCGACGTGTCGGGCGTCGACGGGGCGTTTCGGGCATGCTCGGAGACTGTGatgtgcgtgctgcgcgaagGCAGTCACAGTGTGCTGGCTCTCCTCGAGGCATTCATTCAAGACCCGCTCATCTCGTGGCGCCTCATCAACAGACAGGGACAGGAGCCTCAGTCATCGAACGACCACAAGACCATCGAGCAGCAGGTGAATATTGCCAACATGAACAAAGCCACGTCGACGGCGGAAGAAGAGTCCATCTGTGAGTCAATCGAACAGCGCAATACCGGCTCCTTTAGCATCGCAAAGCACTTGTttggagaggaggtggatgtCGTGCATCAAGGTGTGTTCCTCTTCAACCGCCTCAGCTCCAAGCTCAAAGGGCAGGATTTCATCGCGGCCGGCACGGAACCACTCGACCCACGTACGCAGGTAGGGCAGCTTATCGACGAAGCCACAGACGTCACCAACGTGGCTCAGTCGTGGTCGGGATGGTACCCGTTCTGGTagagcagctccagcggcaAACCAGCACGAGCCGCTTTACATTCCTCTGCGGTGATCGAGGATGGTCAttgtgcaccaccaccacaaccgTCCGCTGTTCGACCacttttttccttcgtttttttttatttttgcCGATacggatgtgtgtgtgtgtgtgtgtgtgtgcgtgtgggtgtcttcGTCACTTTGTCTCTCGCTCACTTTGGCGTGCGGGGGGTTGTTGTGATTTCCCCTTCTTACTTCCCTCCCTGTCCCCACTGTCCTTCCGTTCCAATGACTGGTGCTCCTAATCAAGCGCTTTTCTCGTTTCTGTGTCTCTTCCACGTGTGCAATGCAGAAGCCGCTTGCacgtttctctctcgcctgctCCTGCAGAGAGTGCAAGTGAGAatccgcagcggcaggtaCAGATGGGAATGATTGAAGGGGCTGCTCGGCAGTCGTCAGCTCATCGCTCGAGCGTATCCTTTACCCGACGTGCTCAGATGCAGTCGAGATTGCATGTAGCTCTTTCCTTGAAGGATGGGCCCCTATACTGGCACAGACAGCACCCGCCACGGATAGCAGCGAATGTAGTGCCCACACTACCTGCAAGGGAGTCTCCTggcgggggaagggagaggagaggggcctACTTTTTTCGCTTGTTCTTGTGTGTCACTGTATCTTCACCCTGCTCCACTTTTATTGCGCTTGCGCCTGTCCGTGTCTCACTCACAcctctcgcctcctcgaGCCAAGCGTTGGCCTCCCCCGCCGGCGAGGCCAACGACCGTATCAGACATCACTCGTCCACCGAGCACCCCCACATcagccctcccctccctcttgttCCCCTTACTGATCCCTGTTGATTGGTGCAACTCAGGCGGCGAGTTCATTTGGCTGGACGCCGCTGCTTGTCGGTCAACACCTCTACAAGCTACTCAGCTAGACTAACctgccgcagtggcagcTTCGCGCAAGCGCGGCACTTCATAATGGCTGCCCTCGGGTCAGATGTGCAAGCCACCAGTGTCGAGCTGGTCTCTGTGATTGAGAAAATGAAGGAGCGCAAGGCGCGGCTTGAAGAGCAAATCTCTGCCGAGGAGGCCGAGTACGAAGGCTTGCTTGCCGAAGTACGCACGATGCAGGAGCGACTCGCAGCCCTCAGAGACAGTGTCGCGAAGAAGCAGGCGGTGCGCGCAGACTTGGAGCGAACCATATCGGAGACGTACTCGGCATTCAAGAGCATCCTGGATGCTTCGAAGAAGCTGTTGTCCACTGCCAAGGAGGAGTCATCGGCACTCAAGTCACAAATAGAGTGACGCCGCGAgaatgaggggggggggcgcaaaAAGTGATgagacagacgcacacgcatacaccaACTAAAACGAATGGGCCACTTCAAGTCACCACGGGTGCACGCAAACCGCCCACTCGCGTCGTCTTACTGGCAAGGCGAACACAGATGCAGCACGGCCGCACTGCCGACGCCAACGCTTTTCGTAGAATACGTGGCTGCCTCGAAGAAGAGCAGGCAGATCGCTTCCTTTCCCCATTGCGCACCCAGTTGTGCGGGAGGGCTGCTGCTTGTCACACCTTCACCCACCGAGGTCAGCTGCATCAGTGCTTCCTGCAGTACACggttgcctctctcctcactccaCTCTCgttctttctccttccctcttaGTTTTTGCCACTTGTCGAAGCTTgtccgtctccctctccgctccttctacgcacgcgcaccgcgGTCTtccctacccccctcccctcgcgcAGCGTACTACAATTGGATCAGCCTCACACACGTTGGTTTCAGACAAGATGGACGCGCCCGCTGCCTACGCTCCgtgggaggaagagagtgaagaTGTTGCCAAGTTTGGctaccggcagcagcgattTCCACAGGCAGGGTATAGTCGCTTTCCCGTAACCCAAGCCCCGCAGCGTCCACCCCAGCAactgcagccaccgcagcagcaggcggtgctgccgcagcaggtcGCGCGTCTAGAGCCTAGTCAGTATCCTGATGCAGTGCGCGAGATGCTGATGCACATTCAAAGCTTGTACCCCCAAGACACCCGTGAGCGGGCCATCTTGACCTTGTCCAAGAAGCGTGAGAAGTTCACATTGCTCGGCCCTACTCTGTGGTACAGCGTCGGTGTCATGGCGATCTTCCTGCAGGAGATCGTATCCATGTACCCCCTCCTCAACACACCTTCGTCGGCGCCGGTGAAACCGATTATCAACCGCGTTAGCAGCGTTCTTACCCTACTGCAGGTGATTGCCCAGCACGACGCATCGCGGCGACCCTTTATGGAGTCAAATATTTGCCTCTTCCTGTACCCATTTCTGCGCGCCACCCCATCGGAGAGGTCTGAAGTGCTGCGCCTGACTTCACTGGGCGTCATTGGTGCACTGGTCAAGGCGGACGACCCGGCGATTACGTCCTACCTCCTCAACACAGAGATCTTCCCGATTTGCCTGAAGATCATGGAGCAAGCGATCGAGATTTCGAAGATCATCTCTACCTTTATCATTCAGAAGCTTCTGATCTCGGATCAAGGCCTGGCGTATGCCTGCCAGAACCCCAGCCGCttcaccgccgtcgcagatGTTCTGCACCGTATGGTAGCAGAGAAGGGAACGCAGAATGAGCACGTGTGCGGGCCACGTTTGCTGAAACACATCATCCGCTGTTACCTCCGCCTCTCTGAAAACGAACGTGCACGTGAGGCGCTACCCAAGATTCTCccagaggagctgcgcaacaACACCTTCCAGGAGTATCTGGACGAGGACATCAACATGAGGAAGtggctcctccagctcctcgtcAACATCGGAGATGAGGGGGCGCGTCGCATTAATGAAACCGCAAAGCACACACAGTAATCGCCCTGTGCGCACTCCTCCTGTGCTCATCACCTCCCTCAACGGCTCTCTCTGTTGTCTGTGCCCCTGTTGTTACTCCTTGGCGATTTGGTGTCAGTTTTGTATTTCCCTTCGCCCACGCAGGCGCGCGCTTcattgcgtgtgtgtgggtgggtgtaagtgtttgcgtgtgcatgtatgtgtaGGACTGTTTGCCAGTCTCGGAATAATTCCCTTCTTCATGGATGGTCGTGGGGAGGTGATTGCGGTTTCGTGGAAGCAAGTGTGTCTCTGGACGGCGTGCGTCGGCGCACTCCGTTGTCCTGGCTAAGAATCAGAAGGAAAAATCACCATCTTGGGTGTGGTGCGGTTCGCTGTACAACCACGACAATAACACAAATAGAACGGGGGGCGGAGTGGGGGGGCGTGTCGTGCTGAGAATTCGCCGCTCGCAACGCGCCGCGCCTGTCGCCTCTACGCCTTACGCTCCCATTCACTCTTTTACGCTTGAGGCCTAGAGAAACTACCGTGAAGAAGTTTTATCGCCTCGCAAATGTAGTGAGGAGCGAGTACACAGTGAgtacagcggcgcagcacatcACGAAAAATGTGCTGGGCAACATGTTGTCCCCACTTACTCCGGTATTCTGCGCAGTTGCACACCTTCGCGGATCTCTCACCCTTTCTCGACCACCGCACtatgcctctctctctctctctttcacgaGATGGGTGCTGTGCTCTTGGCACGCTGCACcacggcgacagcagctccaccgcatAAGGCAGAGCGTTCGATTGTTCACACCTACTCCCGAGACTCTTTGGCACTTCACGGGAATGGAGCCCGACGGCGTCAAAACGGGCGGCTATAGGCCGTTGTTACGGGTTGACATCGACTCAGCTGGCAACGCGAAGGGGGAGTCGACAAATATCACGGGGGGCAGCTCGCACAAAGCAATAACTCCTCATGTATCCACTAACATCTTCGTGGCCGGCATTCCATCCTCGTGGGACGATGACGCTCTACGAGAACGCTACAAGGAGTTTGGTGAGATTGTCTCGACAAAAGTAGTCAAGAACCGACATTTTGGATTTGTAATGTTTCGAAAAGCGGATTCTGCACACGCCGCGATCAACGCCACACACCTGACACAGCCAACTCCCAATAGCACCACTCTCCTGCACGTTTCCATCGCCATGCACGACGAGGGACTTGATGACCAGCCGAACGACCGCCTTTTTATTCGCGGGCTGCCGCAGTGGGCGACAAAGGAACACCTGCGACAAATGTTCTCGCCGTACGGCGTCATCACAGAGTGTGCGGTTCTCATGAACCCTCTCGGGCAGTGCAAAGGGTCTGGCTTTGTCCAGTTTTCCTCACAACAAGaggccactgccgccatcAAAGCGCGGGACTCCATTAGCATGGATAATTGGCCACACCAACTAGAGGTGAAGTACTCCGAGTCGGCCGAAGTGCGACAGAT
This window contains:
- a CDS encoding RNA-binding protein-like protein (TriTrypDB/GeneDB-style sysID: LpmP.20.4150), whose product is MEPDGVKTGGYRPLLRVDIDSAGNAKGESTNITGGSSHKAITPHVSTNIFVAGIPSSWDDDALRERYKEFGEIVSTKVVKNRHFGFVMFRKADSAHAAINATHLTQPTPNSTTLLHVSIAMHDEGLDDQPNDRLFIRGLPQWATKEHLRQMFSPYGVITECAVLMNPLGQCKGSGFVQFSSQQEATAAIKARDSISMDNWPHQLEVKYSESAEVRQMRQERNRNRQRHWLPLPQYRGGNTPSSLPSPYLGFSPPLSLIPSQQVFPVMNTVPFPMVYPPTPPTTSAPTQIVYPQPIYQPMPPFYSPSALPVLAPIPLPQKGDLHFSGPPLTEELLRLLLQSYGEVEAIKKLDNDTGIAVRLRDVTKHSLVMQQLNGSLFPTGQFLAVGIYA
- a CDS encoding cell differentiation protein-like protein (TriTrypDB/GeneDB-style sysID: LpmP.20.4140), producing MDAPAAYAPWEEESEDVAKFGYRQQRFPQAGYSRFPVTQAPQRPPQQLQPPQQQAVLPQQVARLEPSQYPDAVREMLMHIQSLYPQDTRERAILTLSKKREKFTLLGPTLWYSVGVMAIFLQEIVSMYPLLNTPSSAPVKPIINRVSSVLTLLQVIAQHDASRRPFMESNICLFLYPFLRATPSERSEVLRLTSLGVIGALVKADDPAITSYLLNTEIFPICLKIMEQAIEISKIISTFIIQKLLISDQGLAYACQNPSRFTAVADVLHRMVAEKGTQNEHVCGPRLLKHIIRCYLRLSENERAREALPKILPEELRNNTFQEYLDEDINMRKWLLQLLVNIGDEGARRINETAKHTQ
- a CDS encoding hypothetical protein (TriTrypDB/GeneDB-style sysID: LpmP.20.4130), which translates into the protein MAALGSDVQATSVELVSVIEKMKERKARLEEQISAEEAEYEGLLAEVRTMQERLAALRDSVAKKQAVRADLERTISETYSAFKSILDASKKLLSTAKEESSALKSQIE